The Apium graveolens cultivar Ventura chromosome 10, ASM990537v1, whole genome shotgun sequence nucleotide sequence AATAACATGAACACTTAAGATACATAATCTAAAATTAGCTTCTAGTAAGAATTTCCATGTACTTTTTTTAATTGATCGATCAGCATCAATCATGAACATCATGGTAGTAACACCTCCTTGTGGCCGGAGGCTAGACTGTGTAAACTTAAAATTAAGGGTATATGTCAAATACTTGAACGAATTACATATCCACTGAACGTAGCTTAGCTCCCATCCGTGTCTTGCAACAGGAAGACAGTGAGAAATGGCAACATAGAGAAATCGTATCCCAAAGTGCTGAATCCGAATAAGTGCCGAACCCAATTCAGCTCCACAAATGACAAAATCAGTAATAAGTAGATACTAACAATCATATAGTTACACACAATTAGCGATAGTGGGATGGGGAAAAAACCCAAGTGAAAAGTCATCATTCTGTTATGTATAGCTGCCTGTGAGTAATATTTATCGACAGTTGTGATTCACAAAGTCCTTTATCTTGTccattagagtgaagaaatagTCATTGTTTGGCAAGAAGTAGAAACCAATTGTAGCCTCTTCTAGATATAAGAGTTCAACCTCTTGCCCAGCTTCCCTCAGGCCTTCTACATAAGCCAATTGCCAATCTTGAACAAGATCCAGACCAGCCACACAGACTAGACTTTTTGGGAAGTTTTGAATTGCTTTCATGCTCTTAGACCTAGGGCCAAATATATTACACGCTGGATGATCTCTATCTTCGCCTTCAGGTAAATATGCTCTCCAATACCAATCTCTATCTCGAAGTGTCATGAAATACCTACCATCCAACCTTGTCTCAGAGTCCTTCCGCTCTTCACCACCAAAGAATGGATGAAGAAGTATATTGCCCAGTACTTCAACTTCTGACTCGGCCGCCTTTACAGCAACATGGTGAGCAATATTTCCACCAGAACTATCACCTGCCAAATAGACATGAACTTTCGAGTCCTTTCCGCTTCTAAGCCATGGTCTTGAATGAACCCACTTAAGAGCTGTCCATCCATCCTCGTATGCACAAGGATATCGATGTTCAGGTGATCTCCTGTAGTTTACTGAAACAACAACTGCATTGCAAATGCCAACAAGGCGGCGACAGAAGGTATCATATATAGCACTGTTAGCAGACGAATGTGCAAAGCTTCCACCGTGGAAAAAGATAATGACAGGCACAACTTCGGTGGTGCTAAGAGGCTTCTGAAGATCAATTATGCCCCGTTGAGTTTCATTGTCGGGGGCGGACCTATAAACACGATTGAGGAGGTTGGTGACTCGATCAACAACATCGAACGAGTAAACTCCATTAACAGGATTTGTGTTGACAGGAACCTTCCGGTCAAGAAACTCTGCCAAATCGCGATTAAATGTGCCATCAGGACGACGAAGCATGTTGTATGCTAGCTTGAAATTGGAAATCAATATCCATGTATTCAAAGGAACCACCCTCTGCAATACATACACAAAGAATCAGAGGGTTACAACTTCCAAGCATTTCAAGCAATTTTAGCACAAAATGCCTATGAAACTGAAAATGGACACAAGTATCACAATAGTTGACCTGCTGCAATTTGAAGAAAAATGACCCACTTCAGAAGATGAGGAAAGAAACAAGATAAGGTGATGCATAATAGTGCTTAACTACTTGCAGAAAAACAAAGGGTATTGTTTAGAATAGTAAGTAAAACAACTCAACTACTTCAAACAATTGTAAAGATTCAATCTTTAACCTCAAATTTTTAAAATTGGAACAGAAACACAAACAAGCATACACCCCCGTCAACCAAAACTAATCATGATCTATctcaaataaaaaccaaacttaaattgaacatactaatagATATTATTACAAAAGAATATCTTGACAAATTGAAAGAAACAAAGCTCAGCTCCTTAAAATCATTGTAAAGTTTCAATCTTTAGCCTCAAATCAAGTCATGTGTAAAAAACTAaactttttaaaaaaacaaacaaaaacaccAATCAACCAAAACAAACTCACAATAAACTACAGAAAATAACAGACAATGTAACAAAAAACAATGACAAGAAAAAAATCCAAACAAGACTAAAAGAAGTACCTGAGATTCATTAACATACACTTCATTACTCCCAGCCATTCTTTTCAATCAAGATTCAATCTTTAAAGAAAAAAGATTCAATCTTTACTGCCCACAAGACAAAAAGATTCAATCTTGAAAACCCACAAAGCCAAAATCAACCAAACCTAAGAAAGATCAAAACTTTAACAAGTTTGAGGTTGTGGGTATTGTTGTTGACTAGCTGAGATGAAGAAGAGACATTTGTGCAAGAACAGAGGAGGACCCAAATGACAAGAAACAGAAAAAGCAGGATCAAAGGGAGAGAATGGAAGAGTGttatatatagatagatagatacaAGTGTGTTGTAAGTATAGTTGGAGGACGAGAGAAACGACAAAATGGGGCGgccaaaaataagaaaaaggaGAAACTGATTAGTGGGGACATCATCACCATATCACACTACACTCCAAAGTTTTGTATCCTCTCACTTACTTGTGTTTATATTTACATACACGCATTCATTTTATCAACTTTGTCTCCTACATTATATATTTGCTTTCCTTTTAAAAACACCCCTTCTTGTACATTTCTAACGAAATTAATTTTTTACATTGTTCTCGTGGGCCATCTTTTTCTTTTAAGATTTTGGAAATCATTTATATTTGTGTAATATAAGTTTTGTAGTATAGCggtatttttgtaaatataaGAGATAATGTTTATATCTATAAATTTGCCTTTAAAATATTACAATATAAAATGTCATAACCTTATTTAATTTATATGAAAATAATCTCAGATCCGGTTTTctctaaatataatataaaatatattatattacaAATAATACTTAATAAAATCATTTctttatttaaaattttgaatatcACATATGTACTGCATGtgaaatattataaaatattatattttatgaaatatattttGCATAACATTTGTTCAACTTGCAGAATATACACATTTTACTTATTAAATTTGAagtttttttaataattttaattaattagtGATACTCAGTTGAACATATTTCAGGAAATATAATAACTTTATAGTGGTCTCGGATAAAATAAATAGTGGTTTTCATAGAATTTTACTCGTACCTTGCTATATTATGtgataaataattatatttaaaattaagaACAAATTTCTAGAAtctaattatatttaaaatattgaGTACATTTGGTAGTTTTATACTTTTAATACCAATTTTCCAATTAGaaacaaaataataatatataaagtcataaaaataaaaatgtttgtttaattaattatgacttaataaaaaaattagaaaaaattgTAATATCCTCAATATTCTATTTCCTTTTGCACATaataaaaatatgtataaacACATGTAAATGAAGTAATGGGAAAGGCATGGCACAAAGCTAATGCCAAAACAACTTTAACCAAGTTCATGAATTCACACACCTTGTAGCCCACTTCTTTTTGTTGCTATACATCATGTCTTTTTacccttttcttttgtttttccaCCTTTTGTTTTGTCTTTTTTCTTCTCCAAGTTGTGACAAAACACTCCCCCACTCACCCCCTAGTTTATATACCTTCAAATCCTAAACCATGTTTACTAAATTTCTTGTTACGTAACTTCTATCTTACCAATATCTACTTAGTTTACTGTATTATAGAAAACTAGGGGTCCGTTTGGCAATTCCGTTAAATGGGTTTATTGGTTTATAAGCCCGTAACAGCTtattgacgagtgtttgtcgacctaatttataagttgaatttataacATATAAGCTGATAAATTGAATGTTGGTAACGACGTATTTTTTCAcaacttatttttgatttttcatttttttatcaattttaattttagaatatatttttttaaatgttaatataacttaaaatataagaattaagataattatatataaaaattatttattttaattcatttaaataaaaacaattctaacttataagttaaattatctAATCACTTATATAATTTATAAGTATTTATTAACTTATCACTTGTTACTCACTTATTCACtttaagttacttattttaagatttacTAAACGGGCACGTATATAATTGGCACAAAGAAAAGTGGATATTAAGACGAAAGAAAGATTAGGTAGAGAGGGGGTGCAAGTGGTTGTGAATTTGGACTTATTAGTTGTCGCATATGAAGGTGGCTATGCATGTGCCACACGCACCTATTCCCAATTATTTTCGTTGATATTTCTTCATGAATAGTAGACTCAATTTAACATATCGTCATTTTGTTTTTCATTTTTATTACGAGTTCAATTCTTGCCCCAAATCTGTCAACCTTTAAAATACTTTTTGAAATTTCAGTTTTCGAATGTTCATTTTTCAATATGAGTAATTTTTTATACATTTTTTGCAATATTATAAAAGTAAAAAAATTTACTTCTCGTTTTCAAATTCGCAGTCAGTGGATGTTCTGATGACTGACTTCCGACTATACTTAGTCCACTATTCACTTACCCTTTACTCCCgagttttaaaagaaaatgaaagTAAGTAAAAGTTAAGTAAATTAGTTTTTCTCCTCTTCATAATCACGTTCCTCTTCATAATCATGTTCCTCCTGAGTTTTTAAAAGGAACGAAAACAAGTATTTATGAATGTAAATTTAACAATCTTTAGCTTCAAAACTTTCCCTCCAAAAATGGGATGAAAGTATTTTACCTCATAAACACTTTCTTCCTTCccattaaaaaattaaaaaattcgtGAGCAAGCACTGAAACTCAAATTTTGACACACAATTTTGATAAATTTTAGAAATACTCATTTTTGATAATACTCACTCAAGTAGTAATCACTTAAACTCAAATCTCTTAACATATAatctccataatctatctttataaataCTTAGTCTTTAAATTAAATTTCCCAATTCTAAAATTGTTCTATTAGTATAGATTACACTGATTTTGGGTTGTACATGAGTTTAAAAAAGTGTGTAAATTAGTGATGAAAAATGAGTAAAGTGATGAAATagataatatttaatatataaaatggATATAGTAGTGAAAATTAATGAATGTAATTAATTtgtatattataaaattttactaTTTTAGGAAATATTTGCAGTGTAAAATAGAAAAAACATGTCACAAAATAAAGGGAAAATATATTTTTTCATCACTCAACTTATCATATTTTTAGGAACTTACCATTCaactatttttttttcttttactcactaatgttaggttAACATTGGTATTTAGTCACTAATGTTATATTCGGATTTGATTATTAGCATTATGTCAATTTTTTGTAGCATTTTTAAAATATGGTGGTAGtctataatattttaataatttgatatatgtctatatctttatatataatAGTCCATATGTCCCCACCACGTGTATCTTGGTGATGAGAGTTTGACAAACATTTTAAGGTTCCTAAAAGATGTAGTTTaatgaattattttaattttttttctgaataataATTTATCGTTTAAATTTCAATATACAAAAAAAAGTCTTAAAAAAAGTTATAAAACTATGTTTATAAAATTATGTTTATAGTTATGATTTTAGGTTGGTAAAAGTTGCATGAAGGAGTTATTATTAGTGATTTCATTGGATTTTTGAAAGTGTCGTTTGGTAAAATATTGATatgtaattttttaatatttttagtactttatgatcagtttgctaatttgattatattaattttttcattttttatttcccaataattttagtACGGATTGGGATGCCTCTTCGTAATAATTTTGTTTTGAGTTTAGTACCCTACCTAAAAAGTAACAGACGTATATCAACCGATTTTATGCGTCTGTTTACAATGTATATACATCTGTTCTGACAAGATATTTAAAACAAAAAGCGTCCTTCCTATAACATAGCTATATAATTCAGACAATATACGACTCCTCCAAATCCATCTACAAACTCAAACACATATAAGTTTTCTTATAAGACACTGTGACACTTTTTTTACTAGTTatcactatattttaataatgttataaaatattgataaaataCTAATAATCAAATCTGAACTTAACATTAGTGACTAAAAAAAATCCAAACCTAATATTagtgagtaaaaaaaaaattataatttaataataaatttctAAACACACATGATGACGaaaaaattcattttcaccaaaataaaaaataaaaaacgTAAAAAAATAAGAGTGATTTTGGGAATACAAAAATGAGAGGGGAGAAGGAAGGTTTGGAATGTTGCGCCATTTTGGTCAATTTCCACCCCCAAGTGGAATAAAGTTATATGGACTAGTACATGCTCTTTTGTCCGTTTCTTTTTCCGTTTTTTGGATCACTATTTATTTGTCATTTCTGATACCCTCCCGTTTCATCTTTTGTCCCTTCCTTCTTTAGCATATAGCTACCCTACACCCTCCTGTTGCAACAATCTTACGGCTTATCACTCTTCACTTTGGCCTTTTCCCGTGCAATGCActttcattaatattttaaaattttatttattttattatattataaaattaagaaattatataaatacataataattttaaatttataataaaattaataaaataatccGTGATCAAAATTTAATAAGAGAAGTAAACTATTTCTAGTAATTTAAAATTTTAGTAGTTTAGTGGTTACATAACAccattttcttttttttaataataagATAAGATGTAGTCGTAGTTTAGTGAGATAATCGACTATATCTAATAGTTTAACTAACATAGTAGTTAAATGGATATataactatttatttatttatttaataactAAGATTAGGGGATAATCATGAAACTAAATTATCCATTATTCCGGTTATTTTAGCAGAGTATAAATATACACACACTTCGTTCTCCAGGGGAGTGTACGTGTTTCACGGATTGTTTCTATCTTGTTATTAATTTTTTGATTATACTTTTTAGGGTAAACTAGATACTAGGATAAATTATATATTGGTCCCAATCAttttggtcacaggttcgaattcCACGGGAGAAgaaatttatgattatgcctcatgaGGCATAgtatgtcgcttaaatgcggtttaccttggttcacgtgatttgcaggctattgcgtgtaacaacccaaatccggggtcaagatttggtgtcactaaacaattattacataaagtaaagaaataaataaataaccccttgaatccggatcgtttactgattatggtatgaaacaagaatctaactttctacaactcacttcaactataatacaagtgtaaatacctttgaactaatgctcttgtcacattcttctaacaccttcaacctctcgcaacggaaatttctctaacttctgttgtctatcaaagctattcactttaatccttatctgtttctggcagaaataagaatttacaaagcaagaggGAGGCAAAAATGCCGAGCAAGTAtgtaatttgagtttcaaacattaataacaaacaaaacttccagacaaaatctctgaaatattttgaagagcgaaacacgaaatcatttaaaggatatacttcattatcttataatcaatttgatttgcattgctataaatcacataggaaataatgacatttgtaagagcttcagagattgcgtgttttcaaaatagcttctggtaacacttcatacttgagcaacgaatgcaataactattcataaaacgacgttcaagaaatttttaactattcagtatccatcattatcgactaagtttccatagacttagcctgctaaaccagcctgataaggacgggttgaataattaagaagatctcaattcattcaagattctaattatcatTAAGCAACTAATGTTACAGCAACAATTTGAACCtcaaatttatttataaatactGTAATTTTCCGAAAATGAGTGCTAAGAAAAAAATAACTTTaatccataatcacatttttctttcaagaaggaatgccattactggcgatcaataacaaattagactggacattagttcgcatctatattctgttgatcagtcagaatataatgcagatctatatctcaatatatagatctagtcgggtccccaggcactacggcccatctcgaggcaccagtcatcccggtcctcaggattaagtaaaactcaatccccaaaatatcactatccagcccgtagagtgttttgatgtcaaatcattttgaattcaaaacatcccaattcagggttcgcaaataacccgaaagaatgggtatttgttcacgagagcaatcgaattataggaacaataatgaaaggaacgtgcataatcagagtaattgcagtgaaatataaaacagttaactattctgaacttagaatatgagcgaataaatatttgcagtatttaaaagaaaaatcaggagtacttgcagtatttaaaagaaagttcgggaatacttgcagtatttaaaagaaaaatccagaatacttgcagtatttaaaagaaaaatccagaatagttgcagtatttaaaagaaaaatccaaaatacttgcctcaataagctttaaccgttattactggttgactttggttcgactttgatcgttcgcCTATATCGTccacctactatcctattctcgatacgatcccaacattcgGACCCTTCGGTTgaaacttcgttgatctcgacatCTAATCACTAtatcgttcctagtccgatgtcacgtatcgggtcttccgtctaaacctacagggttgaaataccctaattcagataaccgcttaagcttaacatcaaatcgctatcctattctacccatacgatttcataaacgaattcatatttatatgtattatcgaaatacacatagcaattatggttcacatcttcaaaaatcggttcggtatttaatttcggaaaatacgcatatttgtcattttgaaaaataggtaatcgataattcataaattattttgtctcaatcgcacttaagttcatataatataatcatatatgattattcgacatctccgataattatagCTTACGTTCTCGTATTATTTCATtatattctttcattccacatttctgaagttttccttcacttattatttcatccctattgagttagacgatacagggcttttgacaccagcttgactctaTGCAGTAACCGccgagaaattcttacctcattccctgaAGTACCCTTAgtaaatcattcgttcgaaccCCCGGgactttattttaattttaaagaattctgacatgagattcattgcaacgtTCTTCTCTAGTAGTTTGCCACCAATGCTATTGCGTAACTTtccctgtttacacgcattcttgaaaaaaattcctatctccaactatCGGCGTTTCGCCTCATTCTCCAacagttctggcacaaccgacgttcccaacttgcatattttctggattattttataaaatttctttatcatccttttgattccacttcttgtcttgattagttcttcattctcattattcattatctttttcatacataacgaatttctttttcttaataatattattctgtttattattggataggtcatttctaaattcacactggaatgaaggcttttatttgtactatttaaattcttactaacataattatcgaatttcctcggtagctaGTTTCTTAGCCTTGCTTGACGTATCACAGATCACGTGTTTGACTTCTTTTCATTGACTATCATctcttttcctgagttcacatgcggacttcatcaatctccgtcTTTCATTGGATGCTTGAATTTGTGAGCTTTCCATTATTCTACAACAACTTCTATTCAACCGTTgttcaaaagaagtgtacattcaaatatttcattaattcgtcattcgatatgggtacacatccaagttcttcctggaacgctattgcaGATGATATAATCTCTTTGATTTATCTCATATCTTCAGGTCttgaaatattcttcttactagcatgaaCCAATAACTTTCTGTTCCTTTTTGTCTATTAAAAAGGCGTATTCCTCCAGATAAAATCTTGCACAAGCTTGTAGCAACATCACACTACTTTTACTAAATTTCCacttctttgttcttaactatagggtaatttctgaaaatttgggcagcacttctcctacaccattgactaccagttgGACTCacgccgacaccatcaatcaaccaaatacTCCCCAATCATGTCCACCCACTttcatcaaccaaaatcatcaattcccacaattcacctttgatcagcatctgacCGGCATAACATATCTCTTCTTAATTGGGATTGGGTCTaaaacccacaatgattaatataaccatacatttctcaattctttttagaatattacgaattgtccttaatgaatttaaggtttgatttcatgattctattaatttatttctgaccattcttaatcggtttatcttttaataactgcgcatggtcttcattattaccgtcacaatctggtagaaactcaatcgttagatcattatttcttgaaaagtttcacaatcgagtcaccattgcttcatctcca carries:
- the LOC141689902 gene encoding gibberellin receptor GID1B-like isoform X2, whose product is MLRRPDGTFNRDLAEFLDRKVPVNTNPVNGVYSFDVVDRVTNLLNRVYRSAPDNETQRGIIDLQKPLSTTEVVPVIIFFHGGSFAHSSANSAIYDTFCRRLVGICNAVVVSVNYRRSPEHRYPCAYEDGWTALKWVHSRPWLRSGKDSKVHVYLAGDSSGGNIAHHVAVKAAESEVEVLGNILLHPFFGGEERKDSETRLDGRYFMTLRDRDWYWRAYLPEGEDRDHPACNIFGPRSKSMKAIQNFPKSLVCVAGLDLVQDWQLAYVEGLREAGQEVELLYLEEATIGFYFLPNNDYFFTLMDKIKDFVNHNCR
- the LOC141689902 gene encoding gibberellin receptor GID1C-like isoform X1; amino-acid sequence: MAGSNEVYVNESQRVVPLNTWILISNFKLAYNMLRRPDGTFNRDLAEFLDRKVPVNTNPVNGVYSFDVVDRVTNLLNRVYRSAPDNETQRGIIDLQKPLSTTEVVPVIIFFHGGSFAHSSANSAIYDTFCRRLVGICNAVVVSVNYRRSPEHRYPCAYEDGWTALKWVHSRPWLRSGKDSKVHVYLAGDSSGGNIAHHVAVKAAESEVEVLGNILLHPFFGGEERKDSETRLDGRYFMTLRDRDWYWRAYLPEGEDRDHPACNIFGPRSKSMKAIQNFPKSLVCVAGLDLVQDWQLAYVEGLREAGQEVELLYLEEATIGFYFLPNNDYFFTLMDKIKDFVNHNCR